A stretch of Pseudomonas sp. CCC3.1 DNA encodes these proteins:
- a CDS encoding TatD family hydrolase, giving the protein MQLIDIGVNLTNPSFDGKHHAVLERAYAAGVAQLVLTGTSVEGSELALQLCRELDENADRLFATAGIHPHSASDWNGDSAQRLLALLKEPNVRAVGECGLDFNRDFSPRAQQEKVLEEHLAMAVDLQLPVFLHERDASQRLLEILRNYRDHLPAAVVHCFTGEKRALFSYLDLDLHIGITGWICDERRGTHLHPLVGDIPRGRLMLESDAPYLLPRTLRPKPKNGRNEPAYLPEVLREVAVHRKESEQDLAAHTTACARAFFGLPVLSA; this is encoded by the coding sequence ATGCAACTCATCGATATCGGCGTCAACCTGACCAATCCAAGTTTCGACGGTAAACACCACGCTGTTTTAGAGCGTGCTTACGCGGCTGGGGTCGCGCAATTGGTCCTCACCGGCACCAGCGTTGAAGGCAGTGAACTGGCCTTGCAACTGTGCCGCGAGTTGGACGAAAACGCTGATCGGCTGTTCGCCACCGCCGGTATTCATCCGCACTCGGCCAGCGACTGGAACGGCGACAGCGCCCAGCGTTTACTGGCCTTGCTCAAAGAACCCAACGTACGCGCCGTGGGCGAATGCGGGCTGGATTTCAACCGTGACTTCTCACCCCGCGCCCAACAAGAGAAAGTGCTCGAAGAGCATTTGGCAATGGCCGTGGATTTGCAGTTGCCGGTGTTCTTGCATGAGCGCGACGCCAGCCAGCGTCTGCTGGAAATCCTGCGTAATTACCGCGACCACCTGCCAGCAGCGGTCGTGCACTGTTTCACGGGCGAAAAGCGGGCCCTGTTCAGCTACCTGGACCTGGACCTGCACATCGGCATCACCGGTTGGATTTGCGACGAGCGGCGCGGTACCCACCTGCACCCGCTGGTGGGTGACATCCCGCGTGGTCGTTTAATGCTTGAAAGCGATGCCCCGTACTTACTGCCGCGCACCTTGCGACCCAAGCCGAAAAACGGCCGCAATGAACCGGCCTACTTGCCGGAAGTGTTGCGTGAAGTGGCCGTGCACCGCAAAGAGAGCGAACAAGACCTCGCCGCCCACACCACGGCCTGCGCCCGCGCATTCTTTGGATTGCCTGTATTGAGCGCATAA
- a CDS encoding transglycosylase SLT domain-containing protein, whose product MTRPTLLIALCLMLLPIPALARLAGPLQVGQPSQVRDLAQIRSSQVLRVLVNQSRNSSGEVQGQDIGVEYHRLRAFERYLNAQARDGQEITLKIIPKAKDQLLGALMRGEGDLMAPGELLDVKPTHAVSPSDPIVDRVPLLLVGVKGEHRYTRFEQLSGRTVALTTGSAAGESINLINQKLALRKLPPVKVEWVDPSLAVEDVLEMVQAGIFHLTIVEKPIAERWATLMPKLRFDRQVLISEPAAMRWFVRRDASMLHTSVDKFLASYKAPSNQDVAFERVYRRLYRVHYPLAKADRQKLEKLRPVLQKHARQQGMDWLNLAALAFKESALDPGARGSGGATGLLQITPSAAQRVGVNDIKNVDNNVQAGAKYLALIRRKFFSSPKLNERERMAFVLAAYNMGPERVQAMRAEAKRRGLNPNQWFFQVERIAMEQVGMSGVSYVNSVNKYYLAFDRERDSLEPAGREVASRK is encoded by the coding sequence ATGACGAGACCTACGCTATTGATTGCGCTGTGCCTGATGCTGTTGCCAATCCCGGCGCTGGCACGTCTGGCTGGACCTTTACAGGTCGGGCAGCCAAGTCAGGTCCGCGATCTGGCGCAGATTCGCAGCAGCCAGGTGCTGCGGGTGCTGGTCAATCAAAGCCGCAACAGCTCTGGCGAAGTGCAGGGCCAGGACATCGGCGTTGAATATCACCGTTTGCGTGCCTTCGAGCGCTACCTCAATGCCCAGGCCCGCGATGGGCAAGAAATCACCCTCAAAATCATTCCCAAGGCCAAAGACCAGTTGCTCGGCGCGTTGATGCGCGGCGAGGGCGACTTAATGGCGCCGGGGGAGTTGCTGGACGTCAAACCCACTCACGCGGTGAGCCCCAGCGACCCTATCGTCGACCGGGTGCCTTTGCTGCTGGTCGGGGTTAAAGGCGAGCACCGTTACACCCGATTCGAACAGCTGTCGGGCCGAACGGTGGCGCTGACCACTGGCAGTGCAGCCGGTGAGTCGATCAATCTGATCAACCAAAAGCTGGCGTTGCGCAAATTGCCACCCGTCAAGGTTGAATGGGTCGATCCGAGCCTGGCGGTGGAAGATGTGCTGGAGATGGTGCAGGCCGGGATCTTTCACCTGACGATTGTGGAAAAACCGATTGCCGAGCGCTGGGCCACGTTAATGCCCAAGCTGCGCTTTGATCGCCAGGTGCTGATCAGCGAACCGGCCGCCATGCGCTGGTTTGTTCGCCGCGATGCCTCCATGTTGCACACCAGTGTCGATAAGTTTTTGGCGAGCTATAAGGCACCGTCCAATCAGGATGTAGCGTTTGAGCGGGTGTACCGACGTTTGTATCGCGTGCATTACCCGCTGGCCAAAGCGGACAGGCAGAAGCTGGAAAAACTGCGGCCCGTGCTGCAAAAGCATGCCAGGCAACAGGGCATGGATTGGCTGAACCTAGCCGCACTGGCGTTTAAGGAGTCGGCCCTGGATCCGGGCGCGCGGGGTTCTGGCGGCGCTACCGGCTTGCTGCAAATCACCCCTTCCGCCGCGCAGCGGGTGGGAGTGAATGACATTAAAAATGTCGATAACAATGTGCAGGCCGGGGCCAAGTACCTGGCCTTGATCCGCCGCAAATTCTTCTCCAGTCCCAAACTTAACGAGCGTGAGCGTATGGCCTTCGTGCTGGCCGCTTACAACATGGGCCCTGAACGGGTGCAGGCCATGCGGGCGGAGGCCAAGCGCCGGGGACTAAACCCCAACCAATGGTTTTTTCAGGTGGAACGAATTGCCATGGAGCAGGTGGGCATGAGTGGCGTCAGCTATGTTAATAGTGTGAATAAATACTATTTGGCCTTCGACCGTGAGCGTGACTCGTTAGAGCCAGCAGGACGAGAGGTGGCTTCACGTAAATGA
- a CDS encoding DoxX family protein → MSKLIQTVLGTRAGYGLTVLRIFVGIVFAAHGSQKLFGWFGGGGLAGTAQWMESIGLAPGTLMALLSGGTEFFGGLALIVGLLARPAALGLSFTLLVAIFSVHIHNGLFMANNGYEFALALLGGTVAVLFEGAGKLSIDSAIAD, encoded by the coding sequence ATGAGCAAATTGATCCAGACCGTTCTTGGAACACGTGCCGGTTACGGCTTGACTGTATTGCGCATCTTCGTCGGCATCGTCTTTGCCGCTCACGGTTCGCAAAAGCTTTTTGGCTGGTTCGGTGGCGGTGGCCTGGCAGGCACTGCGCAATGGATGGAAAGCATTGGCCTGGCGCCCGGTACGCTGATGGCGTTGTTGTCGGGCGGCACTGAGTTCTTTGGCGGTCTGGCATTGATTGTGGGGTTGCTGGCACGTCCAGCGGCATTGGGCTTGTCGTTTACGTTGTTGGTGGCGATCTTCTCGGTGCACATCCATAACGGCTTGTTTATGGCCAACAACGGCTATGAGTTCGCCCTGGCTCTGCTGGGCGGTACTGTGGCGGTGTTGTTCGAAGGCGCAGGCAAGTTGTCGATCGACAGTGCCATTGCTGATTGA
- a CDS encoding acid phosphatase, with the protein MSDEKDKDTRLPADTSRRRFLAGAAALGVGAATLSACGSSEHEGPVKALPLTSAELDKKLHEQVKTIVVIYAENRSFNNLFANFPGVEKPLSTLTPADYQQRDRDGSLLQTLPPAWGGILQVGPQTVDGVTYEQGVQFQENLPNAPFALKGPNHEDLPLSLVTRDLWHVFYQNQMQINGGKNDQFVAWADSGGLPMGYYAQSQYSLRLWDVAREFVLCDNFFQGAFGGSFLNHQYLISATVPFYPNAATSVAKPQMATLQGDDPTGTRLKPLEKTPESAMSGAPQFGPSALTPDGFAVNTMAPPYWPTWIRDPERPDYSKPDLPSVLVPQSHEHIGDKLSKKNIDWAWYAGAWQATLDQYKDSGGIPKIPNFQYHHQPFNYFTQQGPENPAERSKRLRDGGLGDEASTNRFLADAEAGKLPAVSFYKPQGNLNLHAGYADVASGDRHLDRALKVLRNSPQWENMVVVLTVDENGGWWDHVAPPKGDRWGPGTRIPALVVSPFARKGTVDHTVYDTASILRLITRVHQLEVLDGLKQRDDAMKARGQTPMGDLTNALTF; encoded by the coding sequence ATGAGCGACGAGAAAGACAAGGACACCCGACTCCCTGCCGACACCAGCCGACGTCGCTTCCTGGCCGGGGCTGCCGCGCTGGGCGTAGGCGCCGCGACCTTGAGCGCTTGCGGGAGCAGTGAACATGAAGGCCCGGTCAAGGCGCTGCCGCTGACGTCCGCCGAGCTGGACAAGAAGCTCCACGAGCAGGTGAAAACCATCGTGGTGATTTATGCCGAGAACCGCAGCTTCAACAACTTGTTCGCCAACTTCCCCGGTGTCGAAAAACCCTTGTCCACACTCACGCCCGCCGATTACCAGCAGCGTGATCGCGATGGCAGCCTGTTACAAACCCTGCCTCCCGCCTGGGGCGGCATATTGCAAGTAGGCCCGCAGACAGTTGACGGGGTGACGTACGAACAAGGCGTGCAGTTCCAGGAAAACCTGCCTAACGCACCGTTCGCGCTGAAGGGACCGAACCACGAGGACCTGCCGCTGAGCCTGGTGACCCGTGACCTGTGGCACGTGTTTTATCAGAACCAGATGCAGATCAACGGTGGCAAGAACGACCAGTTCGTGGCGTGGGCAGACTCCGGGGGATTACCGATGGGCTACTACGCCCAGTCGCAGTATTCGCTGCGCCTGTGGGATGTCGCGCGCGAGTTCGTGCTGTGTGACAACTTCTTCCAGGGCGCTTTCGGCGGCTCGTTCCTCAATCACCAGTATTTGATCAGCGCCACCGTGCCGTTCTACCCGAATGCCGCCACCTCGGTGGCCAAACCCCAGATGGCTACGCTGCAAGGCGATGACCCGACCGGAACGCGCCTAAAACCGTTGGAAAAAACCCCCGAAAGCGCCATGAGCGGCGCTCCGCAGTTCGGTCCAAGCGCCCTCACGCCAGACGGTTTTGCCGTCAACACCATGGCCCCGCCCTACTGGCCAACCTGGATTCGAGACCCCGAGCGCCCGGACTATTCCAAACCCGACCTGCCCAGCGTGTTGGTGCCGCAAAGTCACGAGCACATCGGTGACAAGCTGAGCAAAAAGAATATCGACTGGGCCTGGTACGCGGGTGCCTGGCAAGCCACCCTGGACCAGTACAAGGATTCGGGCGGGATTCCGAAAATCCCGAACTTCCAGTACCACCACCAACCGTTCAACTACTTTACCCAGCAAGGCCCTGAAAACCCGGCAGAGCGCAGCAAGCGCTTGCGCGACGGTGGCCTGGGCGACGAAGCCAGCACCAACCGTTTCCTGGCCGATGCCGAAGCCGGCAAGTTACCTGCCGTGTCTTTCTACAAGCCTCAGGGCAACCTGAACCTGCACGCCGGTTATGCCGATGTGGCCTCCGGCGACCGGCACCTGGACCGCGCACTGAAAGTGCTGCGCAACAGCCCGCAATGGGAAAACATGGTCGTCGTGCTCACCGTTGACGAGAACGGCGGATGGTGGGACCACGTGGCGCCGCCCAAGGGCGACCGCTGGGGTCCCGGCACGCGAATTCCGGCGCTGGTGGTGTCGCCCTTCGCCCGTAAAGGCACGGTTGACCACACGGTGTATGACACGGCTTCGATCCTGCGCCTGATCACCCGCGTGCATCAGTTGGAAGTGCTCGACGGCCTAAAGCAGCGTGACGACGCAATGAAAGCCCGCGGACAAACGCCCATGGGTGACCTCACCAACGCGCTGACGTTCTGA
- a CDS encoding class I SAM-dependent methyltransferase, with the protein MSHPRPVVRLAPITANQTFRNPKILLGGKHQPTLLRYLDGWPRRKGRASAFLIQFVEEGDELTRFAADSFDLAVIQSPSAESAERVIRNLIRVSRQGLITLR; encoded by the coding sequence ATGAGTCACCCACGTCCTGTTGTACGTCTTGCGCCGATCACGGCCAATCAGACTTTTCGCAATCCAAAAATCCTTCTGGGCGGTAAACATCAGCCGACGCTGTTGCGTTACCTGGACGGCTGGCCACGTCGCAAAGGTCGGGCTTCGGCGTTTTTGATTCAGTTTGTCGAAGAGGGGGACGAACTGACGCGTTTTGCCGCTGACAGTTTTGACCTGGCGGTGATTCAGTCGCCTTCAGCAGAGAGTGCCGAGCGGGTCATTCGCAACCTTATCCGCGTGTCACGTCAGGGCTTGATTACCTTGCGTTAA
- the greB gene encoding transcription elongation factor GreB → MSRYRPPRPAGTALITPEGEARMRAELHELWHVRRPQVTQSVSEAAAQGDRSENAEYTYGKKMLREIDSRVRFLTKRLESLKVVSEKPSDPNKVYFGAWVTIEDEDGKQSRYRIVGPDELDLKQGLISIDSPLARALIGKSLDAEVQVQTPTGEQWVYIVAIDYP, encoded by the coding sequence ATGAGTCGCTACCGTCCGCCCCGCCCTGCCGGCACCGCGCTGATCACCCCCGAAGGTGAAGCGCGGATGCGCGCAGAACTGCATGAGCTGTGGCATGTGCGCAGGCCGCAGGTCACGCAGTCGGTCAGTGAGGCGGCGGCTCAAGGTGATCGTTCGGAAAACGCTGAATACACCTACGGCAAAAAAATGCTGCGCGAAATCGACAGCCGCGTGCGCTTTCTCACCAAGCGCCTTGAAAGTCTGAAAGTAGTGAGCGAAAAACCCAGCGACCCGAACAAAGTGTATTTCGGCGCATGGGTCACGATTGAAGATGAAGATGGCAAACAATCGCGCTACCGCATCGTCGGCCCCGATGAACTGGACCTTAAACAAGGCCTGATCAGTATCGATTCCCCTCTGGCGCGTGCCCTGATTGGCAAATCGCTGGATGCCGAAGTGCAGGTTCAAACACCGACCGGCGAGCAGTGGGTCTATATAGTCGCTATTGATTACCCCTGA
- a CDS encoding ABC transporter permease produces MARLPLLRMISLAFRQLLRDARAGELRVLFFALLVAVAASTAIGYFGARLNGAMVLRATEFLGADLVLEGSSPAREEQIKVGKELGLQHAQIVEFSSVIATDNGIQLSSIKAADSAYPLRGALKSAAQPFAQEQPGGGPTSGEAWVEPRLLTALDLHVGDEIDVGSKTVKITRVLTYEPDRAGNFYSLTPRVLINLDDLQATGIVQPGSRVSFRELWRGEAPALESYRQTIKPGLEANQRLLDGRDGNQQIGGALGKAERYLNMASLVAVLLAGVAVALSATRFANRRFDASALLRCLGLSRRETLWLFALQLAILGLLASLAGALLGWLAQLGLFALLHDLLPADVPPGGLMPAIAGMGTGLVALAGFALPPLAALGRVPPLRVLRRDILPIPASTWSVYGAALLALGLIMWRMSLDLVLTFALLGGGVIAALVLGSLLLLGLQGLRRGLAGASLPWRLGLGQLLRQPLAAAGQALAFGLILLSMALIALLRGELLDTWQNQLPKDAPNYFALNILPADKDTFGARLHELQAQAAPIYPVVPGRLISINGEPVQELVTKDSSGDKAVQRDLSLTWAADLPEGNELTAGQWWTAQPTGEVPGVSVEAKVAESLKLKLGDHLVFTVAGVNREAQVSSLRSINWDNFQPNFFMIFQPGTLQDLPTTFLTSFYLAPGHDKEIIELSRSFPAVTILPIDALLEQLRSILAQVTIAIEYVLLFVLAAGMAVLFSGLQSTLDERIRQGALLRALGAERKLLIKARRIEFGLLGATSGLLAALGAELVSLALYRYAFDLPWHPHPWLLLLPVFGAVMVGGAGVFGTRRALNASPLTVLREG; encoded by the coding sequence ATGGCACGCCTGCCACTGTTGCGCATGATCAGCCTCGCCTTCCGCCAACTGCTACGCGATGCCCGCGCCGGTGAGTTGCGGGTGCTGTTTTTCGCCCTGCTGGTCGCAGTGGCTGCCAGCACCGCCATCGGCTACTTCGGTGCCCGCCTTAATGGCGCGATGGTATTGCGTGCGACCGAATTCCTGGGCGCCGACCTGGTGCTGGAAGGCAGCTCGCCTGCCCGCGAAGAACAAATCAAAGTCGGCAAGGAGTTGGGTCTGCAACACGCGCAGATCGTCGAATTCTCCAGCGTGATTGCCACCGACAACGGTATTCAGCTGTCCAGTATCAAAGCCGCCGACAGCGCCTATCCGCTGCGTGGGGCACTCAAAAGCGCTGCGCAACCCTTCGCGCAAGAACAACCCGGCGGCGGACCAACGTCCGGAGAAGCTTGGGTAGAGCCCCGGCTGCTGACCGCGCTCGACCTGCATGTGGGTGATGAGATTGATGTCGGCTCAAAAACCGTCAAGATCACCCGCGTTCTGACCTACGAACCCGACCGCGCCGGTAATTTTTACAGCCTCACCCCACGCGTACTGATCAACCTGGACGACCTTCAGGCCACCGGTATCGTGCAACCGGGCAGCCGGGTCAGCTTTCGCGAGCTGTGGCGCGGCGAGGCGCCTGCGCTTGAGTCGTACCGACAAACCATCAAACCCGGCCTGGAAGCCAACCAGCGCCTGCTGGACGGCCGCGATGGCAACCAGCAGATTGGCGGCGCCCTGGGCAAGGCCGAGCGTTATCTGAATATGGCCAGCCTGGTGGCGGTACTGCTCGCCGGAGTCGCTGTTGCCTTGTCGGCAACCCGTTTCGCCAATCGCCGTTTTGACGCCAGTGCCCTGCTGCGCTGCCTGGGCTTGTCGCGTCGAGAAACACTGTGGCTGTTTGCCCTGCAACTGGCCATTCTCGGGCTGCTGGCCAGCCTCGCTGGCGCTCTGCTGGGCTGGCTCGCGCAACTCGGCTTGTTCGCTTTACTGCACGATTTGCTCCCCGCCGACGTACCGCCCGGCGGCCTGATGCCAGCGATTGCCGGGATGGGCACCGGACTGGTGGCACTGGCCGGTTTTGCCCTGCCACCCCTGGCCGCACTGGGACGCGTACCACCGCTGCGGGTGCTGCGCCGTGACATCCTGCCGATCCCGGCCAGCACGTGGAGCGTCTACGGGGCCGCGCTGCTGGCGCTGGGTCTGATCATGTGGCGCATGAGCCTGGATCTGGTACTGACCTTCGCCCTGCTCGGTGGTGGCGTCATTGCTGCGCTGGTGCTTGGCAGCCTGTTGTTGCTCGGCTTGCAGGGGCTTCGTCGCGGTTTGGCCGGGGCCTCATTACCGTGGCGCCTGGGTTTGGGGCAGTTACTGCGTCAGCCCTTGGCTGCTGCGGGCCAGGCTCTGGCCTTTGGCCTGATTCTGCTGTCCATGGCGCTCATTGCCTTGCTACGTGGCGAGTTGCTCGACACGTGGCAAAACCAGCTGCCCAAAGACGCGCCCAACTACTTTGCACTGAACATCCTGCCCGCCGACAAAGACACCTTCGGCGCACGCCTGCATGAACTTCAAGCGCAGGCAGCACCGATCTACCCCGTGGTTCCCGGGCGCTTGATCAGTATCAACGGCGAGCCGGTGCAAGAACTGGTCACCAAAGACTCCAGCGGCGACAAAGCCGTGCAGCGCGACTTGAGCCTGACCTGGGCAGCCGACCTGCCCGAGGGTAACGAACTGACGGCGGGTCAGTGGTGGACGGCGCAACCAACCGGCGAAGTTCCGGGGGTCTCGGTTGAGGCCAAGGTGGCCGAAAGCCTGAAGCTGAAACTGGGCGATCACTTGGTGTTTACCGTGGCCGGGGTTAACCGTGAGGCGCAGGTCAGCAGTTTGCGCAGCATCAACTGGGACAACTTTCAGCCCAACTTCTTCATGATCTTCCAGCCCGGCACCTTGCAGGATTTGCCAACCACCTTCCTCACCAGCTTTTACCTGGCGCCGGGCCACGACAAAGAAATCATCGAGCTGTCACGCAGCTTCCCGGCAGTGACCATTCTGCCGATTGATGCCTTGCTCGAGCAGCTGCGCAGCATCCTGGCGCAAGTCACGATTGCCATTGAGTACGTGCTGTTGTTCGTGTTGGCTGCGGGGATGGCGGTGCTGTTTTCCGGCTTGCAATCCACCCTGGATGAGCGCATTCGCCAAGGCGCCCTGCTACGGGCGCTGGGCGCCGAACGCAAATTATTGATCAAGGCCCGCCGTATCGAGTTCGGACTGCTGGGCGCCACCAGCGGCTTGCTCGCCGCGTTAGGCGCAGAACTGGTGAGTCTGGCCCTGTACCGCTATGCCTTTGATCTGCCTTGGCATCCGCACCCGTGGCTATTGCTGCTGCCTGTGTTCGGCGCCGTGATGGTCGGCGGCGCCGGAGTGTTTGGCACCCGCCGGGCGCTGAATGCCAGCCCGCTGACAGTGCTGCGCGAGGGCTGA
- a CDS encoding ABC transporter ATP-binding protein, whose protein sequence is MGESILTAQNLSKVVPSAEGELTILHPLSLELHKGDSLAIVGASGSGKSTLLGLLAGLDLPSQGDVILAGHALSTLDEDQRARVRAEHVGFVFQSFQLLDSLNALENVMLPLELDGRKDAREHARHLLERVGLGQRLTHSPRQLSGGEQQRVAIARAFAANPDVLFADEPTGNLDSHTGERITDLLFELNKEQGTTLVLVTHDERLAHRCRRLIRLDAGHLVGPLEP, encoded by the coding sequence ATGGGCGAAAGTATTCTCACCGCGCAGAACCTTAGCAAAGTGGTTCCCAGCGCGGAAGGCGAGTTAACCATCCTGCATCCTTTAAGTCTTGAGCTGCACAAAGGCGACAGCCTGGCGATAGTCGGGGCATCGGGTTCCGGAAAGTCCACCCTGCTGGGCCTGCTTGCCGGGCTCGATCTGCCAAGCCAGGGCGACGTTATTTTGGCCGGGCATGCGCTCAGCACACTGGATGAAGACCAACGCGCCCGCGTGCGCGCCGAACACGTCGGCTTCGTCTTCCAGTCGTTCCAACTGCTCGACAGCCTCAACGCACTGGAAAACGTGATGCTGCCGCTGGAGCTGGATGGCCGCAAAGACGCCCGCGAACACGCACGCCATCTGCTGGAACGTGTCGGTCTGGGCCAGCGCCTGACTCACTCGCCGCGCCAGCTGTCCGGCGGCGAACAGCAGCGCGTCGCCATCGCCCGCGCATTTGCCGCCAACCCGGACGTGCTATTTGCCGACGAACCCACCGGCAACCTCGACAGCCACACAGGTGAGCGCATTACCGACTTGCTCTTTGAGCTGAACAAAGAGCAGGGCACCACGCTGGTTCTGGTGACCCATGACGAACGTCTGGCCCATCGCTGCCGACGCCTGATCCGCCTTGACGCTGGCCATTTGGTCGGCCCTCTGGAGCCTTGA